The Deltaproteobacteria bacterium sequence GATCAACAACCCCGCGACCTACGTGGTGGCGAACCTCGAGCAGCTCGGCAACCACCTGGAGGTGATGCGGCAGGTGGTCAGTCACGCGGCAGCGTCGGAGGCTCGCCCCGAGGAGGACGCGTGGGCCGGCGTCGGACGACTCGAGGCGCTCGTGGCCGACGGGCAGGCGCTCGTGGCCGAGTGCGCTGAAGGGGTGGAGCGCATCGTCGAGATCGCGCGCGACCTGCGCTCCTTCGCGCACGTGGGGGAGCGCAGCAGCCGGCGATTCCCGCTGGCCGAGGCGGTCCAGAGCGCGCTCCGGCTGGCGCGAAACCAGCTCCGACAGCACGCCCAGGTGAGCTCCACGCTCGACCCGCTCGCCCAGGTCCAAGGGAACCAGGGGCAGCTCTCGCAGATCTTTCTCAACCTGCTCATCAACGCCGTGCAGGCGCTCGAGGGGCGGCCGTATCACCAGTCCTTGATCGACGTGGGACTCGTGGGTCGCGACACCTGGGTCGAGGCCTGGGTCCGGGACAGCGGCCCGGGAGTGGACCCCGCGGTCAGGCCGCGGCTCTTCGAGCCGTTCGTCACGAGCAAGCCGGTAGGCCAGGGGACGGGGCTCGGCCTCTCGATCGCGCGGGACATCGCGCGTCGACACGGCGGAGACCTGATGCTCACCAGCCAGCCCGGCGAGGGGGCCTGCTTCACGCTGCGCCTGCCGAAGGCCGAAGCCGGGGCCGCGGAGGTGCGTCCTCCGTCGGGGGTCCAGACGGTGCTCTCCCTGCGGCCGATGCGCCTGTTGCTCGTCGAGGACGACGCGTCGCTGGTGGGGCTCCTGCAGCGCACGCTCGGGGCGCGGCACGAGCTCGTCGTGGCGGACGGGTGGGAGGTCGCGCTCGAACGACTCGGAGTCGGTGACGGGCCCGACGTGGTGATCTGCGACCTGGAGCTCCCGGGGATGGGGATCACCGCGTTTCACGGTGAGGTCAGCCGCCGGTTTCCGCGGCTCGCGGAAGGCTTCATCACCATCGCGCGGGGATTGCTCAGCCCCGAGGCGCAGCTCTTCACCGCGGGGCGCACGCACCGACTGCTCGAACAGCCGTTTCAGCTCAAGGAGCTGCTGGTGCTCCTGGCGGAGCTTTCCTAAGCGTCCGCCGCGACACCCGCGTCGTCGGCGGGGTCCTCAGTTCTCCGAGACGACGGTGGGCAAAGACGCCCCGCTCGCCGTCGCGACCAGGCGGCTGATCGCCGCTGCGACCTCGGGCGTGACCTCGAGGAACTGGCAGCCGAACCCGACCCCCTCCACGGCGTGAACCACGCGGGACTTGATGCGCAGCGGAGGCCCGTTCTGGGTCACGAGCTTCAGCATCACCAGCGCGTCGATGGGGGGGCGACGCGCCGCGAGGACGAAGACCCCCCGGTGCCCCACGTCCTCCGTGGTGGCCCAGAAGGGCTCGAGGCTCGCCGCCATGGGCACGACGAGCACGTCGGCGGGCATCTTGTAGCGGGGCGTGAGCCGCCGACTGCCGATTCCCGGCAAGGTCTTCTCGCGGTGTGCTGACTTCGGACCGGGTTTTTGCTCGTCTCCAGGCATCCTGCGCGGGTCCTTCGAGCAGACATCGTCGGGCCATTCCTCGGCCCACTGCACGTTTCCCTGTCGGTACATACGCAGCAACCTCTGCCCTCTGATGAGAAAAGTTGAGGTCCCAGGCCGACCGTCGAGCTCTCCCGGCGAGCTCGCGGCGTGGCCGGAGCTAGCAAAGCAATCCATGTGCCCGGCGCGCGGGCCAACGGATCTCGCGAGGTTCGCGCGCGCACCGCTCGGAAAACTGAGCCCCCGTTGTGCCGCTGTGGACAGAAGTTACCGCTCGGGGCGGGCCCCCTTCACGCGCGGGGCGTGCAAGCCGATGCCAAACTTGCCTAGGTGCCCGGCATCTCGTAGGTTCGGAGCCATGTTGCCTGTATACCGCCGTTGCTCGACCCCTCTTGCCACCTGGTCACTCGCCCTGCTCGTTTCCGTGGGCAGTGGCTGCTCGAACCGATCGTCGTCGACGACGGAGCCGACGCCTCCGGCGCTTAGCATCCGCAACGCCTCGGCCTCGGCCCGTAAGGACCCGAACCCCCAGAAGGGCGCGCCGGCCGCCGCACCGGGCAAAGCCGAGCCCAAGGGGGCGCCCACCTCGCCGCCCGAGGAGCGCGTGGCTGCCGCATCGGGGAGCGAGCTGCGCACGGTCTTTTCGCTCGGGGACAACCGGCTCCTCGCGCACCTCGTTCGGCAGGGGGGGCTCGCGATCCCCCTCGGCCACCCGGGCGTTGCGAAATACCTGAATTTCTCGCGCCCGTGGAACCCGTGGGAGGCGAACCGCCGCGAGGACGGGCGCCGCGTGGCGCTCGCGACCCGGAGCGTGACCTGGCTCAGCTTCCCGCTGACGGCGGCGCAGGCCAAGGCCTCGACGCTGACGCTCAGCCTGAAGAGCCCCGCGGCCCAGGTGCTGCGTGTGTCGGTGAACGGGGGCCGCCCCGAGGGGGTGAAGCTCACGGCAGGCTGGCAGCGGGCCACGGCGCAGCTTCCGGCGGGCGGGCTCAAGGCCGGGGAGAACAAGCTCACCTTCACCTGGGGCGCGGGGGGACGCATGGGGGGCACGCGCGCTTCCGCCGCCGTGGAGTGGCTGCACCTCGGCTCGACGCCTCCCGGCGAGAGCGAGCCGATGGAGCCGGCTGCTCCCGGGGGCCTCTCGCTCCCCGCGAACGGGGGCCTCGCCTACTACGTCTTCCCTTACAAGGGGGCCAAGCTCCGGCTGCGCTACACGGCGCCGCCGGCGGACCGCGCGTGCGACCCGGTCGTGACCATGATCCCCGAGGGGAAGAGCCCCTCGACCGCGCGGCTCGAACCGGTGCGTCCCGGGGCCCCCGCGGAGCTCGTGATCGATCTCGCGCCGATGACCGAGCAGGTGGGGCGCCTCGAGCTCACCGCCACCGGCGCGCGCTGCCAGGGGCTGACGCTCACCGACGGGGCGATCGTGATGCCCGGCCCGCAGAGGACGCTCTCCCGCGTGAAGCCGCCGAAGAACGTCCTCTTCTGGCTCATCGACAACGCGCGCGCCGATCGCTACAAGGTCTACAACCCGAAGACCCGCGTCGAGGCGCCGGTGATCGAGGAGCTCGGCAAGACCGGCACGGTCTTCACGCGCGCCTACATCGCGGGGACCGAGTCGCGCGTGAGCCACGCCTCGATCTGGACCGGGCTCTACCCGCGGCAGCACCGCTTCATCGATCCGAAGGCCAAGCTGGCGCCGAGCTTCTTCACCATGCCCGAGGGGGCGAAGAAGGCCGGGCTCTACACGGCGGCCTGGGTCGCGAACGGCTGGATCAGCAAGTTCTGGGGCTTCGGCGAAGGCTGGGACTACCTGCGCAACACGCTGCACCAGGGGGGGGGCCTGTCGGGCAAGGACCTCGCTGACCACGCCATCCAGTTCATCGGCGAGAAGGGGGGCAAGCGCTTCTTCGTCTACGTCGGCACGATTGAC is a genomic window containing:
- a CDS encoding response regulator, which translates into the protein MNAHDTPESGGGVLVIDDEQGMRDMLAFTLREQGYKVAAVARAADGLAHLEREAVDVVMLDVMMPEVDGVTALRQIRHRHPEVEVIMMTGYATMQSAVESLRLGAADYLNKPFELDTLKQVLRRVMDRKRLSSTIALYQAGLAIFGIREPVELQRRIVELAMRSLAADDASLVLVDAAGRLRLVYSHALHGSRPPAEPTPIERGVATRIAELRQPALIHGPLDRDPRFADLPGSEDVVSSIVYPLVREGALLGVLNINRGERREPFGPHDFQRATVLASQIALSIENTRLVAELADRVRDLSLAQGQLVQAEKMSTVGQLAAGVLHEINNPATYVVANLEQLGNHLEVMRQVVSHAAASEARPEEDAWAGVGRLEALVADGQALVAECAEGVERIVEIARDLRSFAHVGERSSRRFPLAEAVQSALRLARNQLRQHAQVSSTLDPLAQVQGNQGQLSQIFLNLLINAVQALEGRPYHQSLIDVGLVGRDTWVEAWVRDSGPGVDPAVRPRLFEPFVTSKPVGQGTGLGLSIARDIARRHGGDLMLTSQPGEGACFTLRLPKAEAGAAEVRPPSGVQTVLSLRPMRLLLVEDDASLVGLLQRTLGARHELVVADGWEVALERLGVGDGPDVVICDLELPGMGITAFHGEVSRRFPRLAEGFITIARGLLSPEAQLFTAGRTHRLLEQPFQLKELLVLLAELS
- a CDS encoding PilZ domain-containing protein, with product MYRQGNVQWAEEWPDDVCSKDPRRMPGDEQKPGPKSAHREKTLPGIGSRRLTPRYKMPADVLVVPMAASLEPFWATTEDVGHRGVFVLAARRPPIDALVMLKLVTQNGPPLRIKSRVVHAVEGVGFGCQFLEVTPEVAAAISRLVATASGASLPTVVSEN
- a CDS encoding sulfatase-like hydrolase/transferase, producing MAAASGSELRTVFSLGDNRLLAHLVRQGGLAIPLGHPGVAKYLNFSRPWNPWEANRREDGRRVALATRSVTWLSFPLTAAQAKASTLTLSLKSPAAQVLRVSVNGGRPEGVKLTAGWQRATAQLPAGGLKAGENKLTFTWGAGGRMGGTRASAAVEWLHLGSTPPGESEPMEPAAPGGLSLPANGGLAYYVFPYKGAKLRLRYTAPPADRACDPVVTMIPEGKSPSTARLEPVRPGAPAELVIDLAPMTEQVGRLELTATGARCQGLTLTDGAIVMPGPQRTLSRVKPPKNVLFWLIDNARADRYKVYNPKTRVEAPVIEELGKTGTVFTRAYIAGTESRVSHASIWTGLYPRQHRFIDPKAKLAPSFFTMPEGAKKAGLYTAAWVANGWISKFWGFGEGWDYLRNTLHQGGGLSGKDLADHAIQFIGEKGGKRFFVYVGTIDVHVSWRAREPWLSKYHPEPYKGPYQKAVWGKDVEKMAGGKQVSPADKKRILAVYDSTVSFNDAQLGRVLKALEAKGIRKDTMVVVTADHGEELWDFGRIGHGHSCRNPLVAVPFIVHYPPLFGSGVRVREGVDVLSAMGTIFDALGVPLPENVQGASLMPLAQGVEGGYPRPAMATQYELAHTIRLEDYKLWVGGKGEPTLFDLASAKGERDDISARQPTATRWLTDALSTFLIYQTRWRQARWGVASNLRAAMAEDLEQGKGPGPIKP